The following are encoded together in the Arcobacter aquimarinus genome:
- a CDS encoding efflux RND transporter permease subunit — protein MIKKIYDTLILKYPIAVLLTVLVFVSSLGYYSSKLEIDASAETLLLEDDKDLAFFREVYKTYNNSNFLVVTFSPTEELLSKKSLEILKKISDDFLKVKNVESITSILNVPLLQSPIRPISDLVSGVDSLETKEFDKNLVKNELLNSPLYSNSLVSNDFKTTAIILNLKTDAKYFELLEKRNALLSKEKNHTISKEEKDELKKTIIEFKEYRDYLRIEETKEIEQIREVIKNYENEAKIFLGGVNMIASDIIGYVKNDLIIYGTSLLLILIFILWYIFRHIRWIILPLFICLISVISTAGVLGLFSWEVTVISSNFIALQLIITISIVLHLIVRYRELNVKYKNASQYKLVINTILSKINPSFFAIITTISGFGSLVLSNIEPVINLGLMMSTGIAISLFLAFITFPAVLILMNKKDEHEQKSIRFSFIQKCSDIVEHKTKTIVIVTTLVILFSLSGALKLVVENSFISYFKESTDIYKGMKVIDENLGGTTPLDIIIKFKDEPKTQLIQTSNDDFDDFENEFAQSANDEQYWFSQDKMDTIIAIHDYLETIPEIGKVQSLATLLKIGQSLNNGKKLDGITLALLYNQLPSNYKSLILSPFINIEKNEARITMRILDSNPDLRRNDLISKINNDLKEIIKNKETTYQLSNLMILYNNMLQSLFDSQIATLGFVVIILFIMFLILFRSIKVSLIALIANIIPISVIFGIMGWLNIPLDIMTITIAAIAIGIGVDDTIHFIHRFKEEFKIDHNYINAMRRSHKTIGYAMYYTSLVIIMGFSILVLSNLIPTIYFGLLTVVTMFTVLTADLLLLPKLLLIFKPYEKLKENK, from the coding sequence ATGATAAAAAAGATATACGATACTTTAATTTTAAAGTATCCTATTGCAGTATTACTTACTGTTTTAGTATTTGTTTCAAGTTTGGGTTATTACTCTTCAAAACTTGAAATAGATGCTTCTGCTGAGACTTTACTTTTAGAAGATGATAAGGATTTAGCATTTTTTAGAGAAGTGTATAAAACTTACAATAACTCTAATTTTTTGGTAGTTACTTTTTCTCCTACAGAAGAACTATTATCAAAAAAAAGTTTAGAAATTTTAAAAAAAATTTCAGATGATTTTTTAAAAGTAAAAAATGTAGAAAGCATAACTTCTATTTTAAATGTTCCATTACTTCAATCTCCTATTCGTCCTATTTCTGATTTAGTATCAGGTGTTGATTCATTAGAAACGAAAGAATTTGACAAAAATCTTGTAAAAAATGAGTTGTTAAACTCCCCATTGTATTCAAACTCTTTGGTGAGCAATGATTTTAAAACAACTGCTATTATTTTAAATCTAAAAACTGATGCAAAATATTTTGAACTTTTAGAAAAAAGAAACGCCCTACTTTCAAAAGAAAAAAATCACACTATTTCAAAAGAAGAAAAAGATGAACTAAAAAAAACTATAATTGAATTTAAAGAATATAGGGATTATTTAAGAATTGAAGAAACTAAAGAGATAGAACAAATTAGAGAAGTAATAAAGAATTATGAAAATGAAGCCAAAATATTTTTAGGTGGGGTAAATATGATAGCTAGTGATATTATTGGCTATGTTAAAAATGATTTAATTATTTATGGAACTTCACTTTTATTGATTTTAATTTTTATTCTTTGGTATATTTTTAGACATATTAGATGGATAATTTTACCTTTATTTATTTGTTTGATTTCTGTTATTTCAACAGCTGGTGTTTTAGGTTTATTTTCTTGGGAAGTTACAGTTATATCTTCAAATTTTATAGCTTTACAATTAATCATAACCATTTCAATCGTTTTACACTTAATAGTAAGATATAGAGAATTAAATGTAAAATATAAAAACGCAAGTCAATATAAACTTGTAATTAACACTATTTTATCAAAAATAAACCCTTCATTTTTTGCTATTATTACTACAATTAGTGGTTTTGGTTCATTAGTATTATCAAATATAGAACCTGTAATAAATCTAGGACTTATGATGAGTACAGGAATTGCTATATCTTTATTTTTAGCTTTTATTACCTTTCCTGCTGTTTTAATTTTAATGAATAAAAAAGATGAACATGAACAAAAAAGTATCAGATTCTCTTTTATACAAAAATGTTCAGATATAGTAGAACATAAAACAAAAACAATAGTTATTGTAACTACTCTTGTAATATTATTTTCACTATCAGGAGCTTTAAAACTTGTTGTTGAAAATAGTTTTATTAGTTATTTTAAAGAGTCAACAGATATTTATAAAGGAATGAAAGTAATTGATGAAAATTTAGGAGGAACTACCCCTCTTGATATTATTATTAAATTTAAAGATGAACCAAAAACTCAACTAATTCAAACTTCAAATGATGATTTTGATGACTTTGAAAATGAATTTGCACAAAGTGCAAATGATGAACAATATTGGTTTAGTCAAGATAAAATGGACACTATTATAGCTATTCATGATTATTTAGAAACCATTCCAGAAATAGGAAAAGTTCAATCTTTAGCAACTTTATTAAAAATTGGACAATCATTAAATAATGGGAAAAAACTTGATGGGATAACTCTTGCCTTACTTTATAATCAACTTCCTTCAAACTATAAATCTTTAATTTTATCTCCATTTATAAATATTGAAAAAAATGAAGCTAGAATAACTATGAGAATTTTAGATTCAAATCCAGATTTAAGAAGAAATGATTTAATTAGTAAAATAAATAATGATTTAAAAGAGATTATAAAAAATAAAGAAACAACTTATCAATTATCAAATTTAATGATTTTATATAATAATATGCTTCAATCATTATTTGATTCGCAAATTGCAACATTAGGATTTGTTGTTATCATTTTATTTATAATGTTCCTAATTTTATTTAGGTCAATAAAAGTATCTTTAATAGCTTTAATTGCAAATATAATTCCTATTTCAGTTATATTTGGTATTATGGGTTGGCTAAATATTCCTTTAGATATTATGACGATAACTATAGCAGCTATTGCTATAGGAATTGGTGTTGATGATACAATTCACTTTATTCATAGATTTAAAGAGGAGTTTAAAATTGACCATAACTATATAAATGCTATGAGAAGATCTCATAAAACTATTGGTTATGCGATGTATTATACCTCTTTAGTAATAATCATGGGATTTTCTATTTTAGTTCTATCTAATCTAATACCAACAATCTATTTTGGATTATTAACAGTTGTTACTATGTTTACTGTATTAACAGCTGATTTATTATTACTTCCAAAATTATTGTTAATATTTAAGCCGTATGAAAAATTGAAGGAGAATAAGTAA
- a CDS encoding HAD family hydrolase has protein sequence MKKYILFDNDGVLVHTEPLYFKANIITLKEHFNLSLEFDEYMKIMSEGTTVWQKAIDRGFLEKDIIYAREKRNEYYQEFLRSENILIHGVKDILKELSKNYKMGIVTTSRRVDFEIIHKNLGLVDFMDFVLCEEDYEFAKPHPQPYLKGLEILGANKNEAIVVEDSKRGLTSAYKAGIECVIVKNEFTITQDFSQATYFIDSLKELQAILN, from the coding sequence ATGAAAAAATACATACTTTTTGATAATGATGGTGTTTTAGTTCATACAGAACCATTATATTTTAAAGCAAATATCATAACTTTAAAAGAGCATTTTAATCTCTCTTTAGAGTTCGATGAGTATATGAAAATTATGAGTGAAGGAACAACAGTTTGGCAAAAAGCTATTGATAGAGGATTTTTAGAAAAAGATATTATTTATGCTAGAGAAAAAAGAAATGAGTATTATCAAGAGTTTTTAAGAAGTGAAAATATTTTAATACATGGTGTAAAAGATATTTTAAAAGAGTTATCAAAAAACTATAAAATGGGAATAGTTACTACTTCAAGAAGAGTCGATTTTGAAATTATTCATAAAAATCTAGGATTAGTAGATTTTATGGATTTTGTTCTTTGTGAGGAGGATTATGAATTTGCAAAACCACATCCACAACCATACTTAAAAGGTTTAGAAATACTTGGCGCAAATAAAAATGAAGCTATTGTAGTTGAAGATTCAAAAAGAGGTTTAACATCTGCTTACAAAGCAGGTATTGAGTGTGTAATTGTAAAAAATGAATTTACAATCACACAAGATTTTTCACAAGCTACTTATTTTATAGACTCTTTAAAAGAACTACAAGCCATATTAAATTAG
- a CDS encoding TIGR00730 family Rossman fold protein — protein sequence MNIAIYCGSSFGNDKIYEESAKLAAQKLAAQKLNIVYGGSLQGLMGVFSNESLKYGNYVTGVITYDLVSKEIENTNISKIYKVDTMNQRKEKMEELSDAFIALPGGYGTFEEVFDVISSAQIGYHKKPVAFFNVNGYYDKLIEFLRNCINEGFIKKDYVDMIIVSDDIDEIIKKILTYKAPKDKWVK from the coding sequence ATGAATATTGCAATTTATTGTGGTTCTTCATTTGGAAACGATAAAATATATGAAGAATCTGCAAAACTAGCTGCTCAAAAATTAGCTGCTCAAAAACTAAATATAGTTTATGGTGGTTCTTTACAAGGATTAATGGGAGTATTTTCAAATGAATCTTTAAAATATGGGAACTATGTAACAGGCGTTATTACTTATGACTTAGTTTCAAAAGAAATTGAAAATACAAATATTTCAAAGATTTATAAAGTAGATACTATGAATCAAAGAAAAGAGAAAATGGAAGAATTAAGTGATGCATTTATAGCTCTTCCAGGAGGTTATGGAACTTTTGAAGAGGTTTTTGATGTTATTTCTTCTGCACAAATTGGTTATCATAAAAAACCAGTAGCTTTTTTTAATGTAAATGGATATTATGATAAACTAATAGAATTTCTGAGAAATTGTATAAATGAAGGATTTATAAAAAAAGATTATGTTGATATGATTATTGTTTCTGATGATATAGATGAAATAATCAAAAAAATATTAACATACAAAGCACCTAAAGATAAATGGGTAAAATAA